In the genome of Fibrobacter succinogenes, one region contains:
- a CDS encoding exodeoxyribonuclease III: MKIYSWNVNGIRSVLKKGFEDWFSATDPDVLCLQEVRAEKSQVSAIASREGYYTYWNACKRKKGYSGVAVYSKIEPDAVNYGFDIEEFDVEGRVLQLVFPDWVLNCIYFPNGGQGDDRLDYKLRFYDAFLENSKQWLRDGKHVVTVGDYNTCHKEIDIARPKENENVSGFLPIERAWMDKYVENGFVDTFRTLHPDTRDAYSWWSNRFGARERNVGWRLDYGFVDAALMPNVVSSEILSSVTGSDHCPICLDLEPPFAPLPIKKSEEI; this comes from the coding sequence ATGAAAATCTACAGCTGGAATGTCAACGGTATTCGCTCCGTCCTGAAAAAAGGGTTTGAGGATTGGTTCTCAGCGACCGATCCCGATGTGCTTTGCCTTCAGGAAGTCCGGGCCGAAAAGAGCCAGGTCTCCGCAATCGCAAGCCGCGAAGGCTACTACACTTATTGGAACGCTTGCAAGCGCAAGAAGGGTTACAGCGGTGTAGCGGTCTATTCCAAAATTGAACCCGATGCGGTCAATTACGGTTTTGACATCGAGGAATTTGATGTTGAAGGGCGTGTGCTCCAACTGGTGTTCCCGGATTGGGTGCTCAATTGCATCTATTTCCCGAATGGTGGGCAGGGTGACGACCGCTTGGATTACAAACTCCGCTTCTACGATGCGTTCCTGGAAAATAGCAAGCAGTGGCTGCGCGATGGCAAGCATGTGGTAACCGTAGGTGACTATAATACATGCCATAAGGAAATCGATATTGCGCGCCCGAAAGAAAACGAGAACGTGAGCGGATTCTTGCCGATTGAACGGGCCTGGATGGACAAGTATGTCGAAAATGGCTTTGTCGATACATTCCGCACGCTGCACCCTGATACCCGCGATGCTTATTCGTGGTGGTCAAACCGCTTTGGTGCGCGCGAAAGGAATGTGGGCTGGCGTTTGGATTATGGATTTGTGGATGCAGCGCTTATGCCGAATGTGGTGAGCTCCGAAATTTTGAGCAGTGTAACAGGATCTGACCATTGCCCGATTTGCTTGGATCTTGAACCGCCGTTTGCTCCGCTCCCAATCAAAAAGTCCGAAGAAATCTAA
- a CDS encoding porin family protein, translated as MASAVFAQNVKIGAHAAGSFGTAWGDNVDMLEIGWGPGFNVGADAKLVINPQFSLVGGIGVDYRRIFWDVGGMMKNQMTKMMSMAGIDFDTYYSSLPAKQKMMADVVFESEMTFSLLYVDIPVVARINPVPNFFIDAGIDLGINVSASVTSKTIGVEKTEDVDSDMKSTIDFGFVVGLGYSVTDKIDINFRTAIGLTDMIDMQKAFNRVSPDDDDSSYDEDDDDDTPTFGFKNLRFQLGVTFWFM; from the coding sequence GTGGCAAGTGCTGTATTTGCTCAAAACGTAAAAATTGGTGCTCACGCAGCAGGTAGTTTTGGTACTGCTTGGGGTGATAATGTTGATATGCTTGAAATTGGCTGGGGTCCGGGTTTCAATGTTGGTGCTGACGCCAAGCTTGTCATTAATCCGCAGTTCTCTTTAGTTGGTGGAATTGGTGTTGATTATCGTCGTATTTTCTGGGATGTCGGTGGAATGATGAAAAACCAGATGACGAAGATGATGAGTATGGCGGGTATAGATTTTGATACTTACTATAGTTCTTTGCCTGCAAAACAAAAAATGATGGCGGACGTTGTGTTTGAATCGGAAATGACGTTCTCGTTACTTTATGTTGACATCCCAGTTGTAGCTCGTATTAACCCGGTTCCGAATTTCTTTATTGATGCTGGTATTGATTTGGGCATTAACGTGAGCGCTTCTGTCACTAGCAAAACGATTGGTGTAGAAAAGACGGAAGATGTCGATAGTGATATGAAGAGTACTATTGATTTCGGTTTCGTTGTTGGTCTTGGCTATTCTGTTACGGATAAGATTGATATCAATTTCCGTACTGCAATTGGCCTAACAGACATGATTGACATGCAGAAGGCTTTTAACAGAGTAAGTCCTGATGATGATGATAGCTCTTATGATGAAGACGATGACGATGATACTCCTACATTCGGCTTCAAGAATTTGCGCTTTCAGCTTGGCGTGACCTTCTGGTTCATGTAA
- a CDS encoding spermidine/putrescine ABC transporter substrate-binding protein encodes MKSIILIFALLAALAITACIQKQGEIADLSKTVTVMLYSEYITPELLKDFQKKTGYKIKLEIYEAQEEMLAKLMTAKTGKYDVIIASDVVIQQMIQLRLIAPLNMSLIPNRINVAPQFRNQKYDPTNTYSLPYLWGTTGILFRGEKIHPDSVSYSMLYDEKITKGSFSLLSESRSMLSMALQATGNSANSTKQSEINKAVEYILQIKQDLHFAGFENSVEGKAKVLSRMNSAAIVFNGEAQAAINEDSTLQFVIPKEGSFMWVDAMLLSSKASNIAGAYAFMNYILDAKVGANLAKSLNFATPNKASLEVIDDSFKNNRVINPNKQEINRMVFLTDLGDIERLYDEAWMIIKTR; translated from the coding sequence TTGAAATCGATTATTCTAATTTTTGCACTTCTCGCAGCCTTGGCAATAACCGCCTGCATACAAAAGCAGGGGGAAATTGCAGATTTATCCAAGACTGTTACGGTGATGCTTTATAGCGAATATATCACTCCAGAATTGCTAAAAGATTTTCAGAAAAAGACCGGCTACAAGATCAAATTGGAAATCTACGAAGCCCAAGAAGAAATGCTTGCGAAACTCATGACCGCCAAAACAGGCAAATACGATGTCATCATCGCTTCTGACGTGGTCATTCAGCAAATGATTCAGCTTCGCCTCATCGCGCCACTCAACATGAGTTTGATTCCCAACCGCATAAATGTCGCGCCGCAGTTTCGAAATCAAAAATACGACCCTACAAACACCTACAGCCTCCCCTACCTTTGGGGCACCACAGGAATCCTCTTCCGTGGCGAAAAAATCCACCCGGATAGCGTAAGCTATTCCATGCTCTACGACGAAAAAATCACCAAGGGTAGTTTTAGTTTGCTCAGCGAAAGCCGCTCCATGCTCAGCATGGCGCTCCAAGCCACGGGCAATAGCGCCAATAGCACAAAGCAATCCGAAATAAACAAGGCCGTGGAATACATATTACAGATAAAACAAGACCTCCACTTTGCCGGATTCGAAAATTCAGTCGAAGGAAAAGCAAAAGTGCTTTCACGTATGAATAGCGCTGCAATCGTTTTCAATGGCGAAGCGCAAGCAGCCATCAACGAAGATTCCACACTCCAGTTCGTGATTCCGAAGGAAGGGTCGTTTATGTGGGTTGACGCCATGCTTTTAAGTTCCAAGGCTTCAAACATTGCAGGTGCATACGCCTTCATGAACTACATCTTGGATGCTAAAGTCGGCGCAAATCTTGCAAAATCGCTCAACTTTGCAACACCAAACAAGGCAAGCCTCGAAGTTATCGATGACAGTTTCAAGAACAATCGCGTGATCAACCCCAACAAGCAAGAAATCAACCGCATGGTATTCCTCACTGATCTAGGCGACATCGAAAGGCTATACGACGAAGCCTGGATGATTATCAAGACGCGATAA